TTTGTAAGAGCAACCGCAGATAACACATTTGGAATCCTTTTTGGACTTGACAGATCCTTATTTGCCTTTATTGGAATGGTCAGTCTTTTAGCAGGGGCAACCAATAC
Above is a genomic segment from Thermodesulfobacterium commune DSM 2178 containing:
- a CDS encoding chloride channel protein codes for the protein MFFVRATADNTFGILFGLDRSLFAFIGMVSLLAGATNTHISAIIMAGELFGPQIAPTRLSIVSSAS